A genomic segment from Drosophila miranda strain MSH22 chromosome 3, D.miranda_PacBio2.1, whole genome shotgun sequence encodes:
- the LOC117188346 gene encoding protein clueless isoform X2, translated as MGLEMDSKNSNSAVTGDAASATTKTNKAKENSNLAGSKKNQSQNLVNGNGTAADGPATKKKGKKNRNKSPPVSTDEDALSNGHVEEKKPEGDGDADAEADANANVVAVKDEKAEGGDGAEVAELDTEDIDLDALHDAGIHVNISCPGSELLTVQLSSMELVQEIHQLLMDREESCHRTCFSLQLDNVTLDNFAELKTIEQLESGSTIKVVEEPYTMREARIHVRHVRDLLKNLDPADAYNGIECTSLTYLNTITQGDLLDKKKTRPDSVDCTPPDYVTPGVFEPPLLPLHPNFKNAKGPQALKVLTTSAWNPPPGPRKLHGDLMYLYVITMEEKRYHISACSRGFFINQSTDDTFNPKPDNPSYLSHSLIDLLSHISPSFRRAFQAIQKRRTLRHAFERVATPYQVYQWASPILEHTVDAIRAEDAFSSKLGYEEHIPGQTRDWNEELQTTRELPRKTLPERLLRERAIFKVHGDFVTAATRGAMAVIDGNVLAINPGEDSKMQMFIWNNIFFSLGFDVRDHYKELGGDYAAYVAPRYDLHGVRVYNAVDVEGLYTLGTVVIDYRGYRVTAQSIIPGILEREQEQSVVYGSIDFGKTVLSHPKYLELLRQAGKHLKILPHSVYNERDEPVELCSSVECKGIIGNDGRHYILDLLRTFPPDVNFLKLQEVKLSTELVEMGYPIEHRHKLCCLRQELLEAFVEDRYVNFIRIAAVHLQQLNAKKPEETQSEEKKQLPAIEEADKENKENLNVNETPNDKENEKEKETPVETKNAEAMVNAIREAQSNVATSNEIQAAEVVKQACAAVGSMKEKEFDFRFNPDVFSPGIRHVDGEEGTSGSVAKQKLLVQDAAEFLVVKQIPAFVKEHLSHSSPPIDGQNLTESLHSYGINVRYLGKVIKTLGQMPRMDYLYRIAVMELIVRATKHIYYTYMQSTDPMHLSVAISHFLNCLLTNGPINPVVSNDEMHKKRGGNGGKHNKHKSSKGGKGQQQPAINQNGGSTTSSSSSANAYDWTLVTPRSLWQQIRKESKAYWDWDLDCDCMESAMNKFGIMRICLLRAFCLKVGIQVLLREYNFDSKHKPTFGDDDIVNVFPVVKHISPRASDAYNFYTTGQAKIQQGLFKEGYELISEALNLLNNVFGAMHQENGSCLRMLARLSYLLGDAQDALAIQQRAVIMSERVNGIDNPSTILEYAHLSLYSFANGHVGMSLKLLYRARYLLVLTCGEDHPEVALIDSNISLILHALGEYELSLRFIEHALKLNLKYFGNKAMHVAVSYHLMARTQSCMGDFRSALNNEKETYSIYKSQLGEKHEKTRDSAECLRLLTQQAVLLQRKMNDIYSNGKLTSDLPPIHITPPSMGSVLEMLNTINGILFVQISQRDIVKVRSEIEKHMKANIDVNEAIKSMVAAANNNGESEVLAPQDNNKEQAATDQKLTNGDKVAVSS; from the exons ATGGGGCTTGAGATGGACAgcaaaaattcaaattcaGCGGTGACGGGAGATGCAGCGtctgcaacaacaaaaaccaacaagGCCAAGGAGAACAGCAATTTGGCCGGCAGTAAAAAGAATCAGAGCCAGAACTTggtcaatggcaatggcactGCTGCCGATGGCCCCGCAACGAAGAAGAAAG GCAAGAAGAACCGCAACAAAAGCCCACCCGTATCCACAGATGAAGACGCTCTGAGCAATGGACATGTCGAGGAGAAGAAACCCGAAGGAGATGGTGACGCCGATGCCGAAGCCGACGCCAATGCAAATGTGGTGGCAGTCAAGGACGAAAAGGCGGAGGGCGGCGATGGGGCTGAGGTTGCCGAGCTCGATACGGAGGACATTGACCTGGACGCCCTGCACGATGCGGGTATTCACGTGAACATCAGCTGTCCCGGTTCAGAGCTATTGACCGTGCAGCTGTCCAGCATGGAGTTGGTCCAGGAGATCCATCAACTGCTAATGGATCGCGAGGAGTCGTGCCACAGGACCTGTTTCTCCCTGCAGCTGGACAACGTGACGCTCGACAATTTCGCCGAGCTGAAAACGATCGAACAGCTAGAGTCAGGCTCCACCATCAAAGTGGTCGAAGAGCCGTACACCATGCGAGAGGCACGCATCCATGTGCGTCATGTGCGCGATCTGCTGAAGAATTTGGATCCCGCTGATGCATATAATGGCATTGAATGCACCTCGCTGACCTACTTGAATACGATCACGCAGGGCGATCTCTTGGACAAGAAGAAGACGCGCCCCGACTCTGTCGACTGCACACCGCCGGACTATGTGACCCCCGGAGTGTTTGAGCCGCCACTGCTGCCCCTTCATCCGAACTTCAAGAACGCAAAAGGGCCGCAGGCCCTGAAGGTGCTCACCACGTCCGCGTGGAATCCGCCGCCTGGTCCCCGCAAGTTGCACGGCGATCTCATGTATCTGTACGTCATCACCATGGAGGAGAAGCGCTATCACATCTCCGCCTGCTCCAGGGGCTTCTTCATAAATCAGTCCACGGACGACACCTTCAACCCAAAGCCAGACAATCCGAGCTATCTGAGTCACTCGCTCATCGATCTGCTATCCCACATATCGCCCTCGTTCCGACGTGCCTTCCAGGCCATCCAGAAGCGTCGCACACTGCGACATGCCTTCGAGAGGGTGGCCACACCCTACCAGGTGTACCAGTGGGCGTCCCCCATTCTGGAGCACACCGTAGACGCCATACGTGCTGAGGATGCCTTTAGCTCAAAGTTGGG TTACGAGGAGCACATACCCGGCCAGACACGTGACTGGAACGAGGAGTTGCAGACAACGCGTGAACTTCCTCGCAAGACACTGCCAGAGCGCTTGCTTCGCGAGCGCGCCATATTCAAAGTCCACGGGGACTTTGTCACTGCCGCAACCAGGGGAGCCATGGCCGTCATTGATGGCAATGTGCTGGCCATCAATCCCGGGGAGGACTCCAAGATGCAGATGTTCATTTGGAACAATATTTTCTTCTCTCTCGGCTTCGATGTGAGGGACCACTACAAGGAGTTGGGCGGTGACTACGCCGCCTATGTGGCACCGCGCTATGACCTCCATGGTGTGAGGGTATACAATGCTGTGGATGTGGAGGGACTGTACACCCTGGGCACGGTGGTGATTGACTATCGCGGCTACAGAGTGACTGCCCAGTCCATAATCCCGGGCATCCTAGAGCGCGAGCAAGAGCAGAGCGTTGTCTACGGATCTATAGACTTTGGCAAGACTGTTCTGAGCCATCCCAAGTATTTGGAGCTGCTGCGGCAGGCGGGCAAGCATCTGAAAATCCTGCCCCATTCCGTTTACAACGAGCGCGATGAGCCTGTCGAGCTCTGCTCTTCGGTGGAGTGCAAGGGCATCATTGGCAACGATGGCAGACACTATATTCTCGATCTGTTGCGCACTTTCCCGCCAGATGTCAACTTCTTGAAGCTGCAGGAAGTCAAGCTCAGCACGGAGCTTGTTGAAATGGGCTATCCCATCGAGCATCGCCATAAGTTGTGCTGCCTCAGGCAGGAGCTGCTGGAGGCCTTCGTTGAGGATCGGTACGTGAACTTCATTCGGATCGCTGCCGTGCATCTGCAGCAGCTCAATGCGAAGAAGCCCGAGGAAACACAGTCGGAGGAGAAGAAACAATTGCCTGCCATAGAAGAGGCCGATAAAGAGAACAAAGAGAATCTAAATGTAAATGAAACTCCCAATGACAAGGAGAACGAGAAAGAGAAGGAAACTCCTGTCGAAACAAAGAACGCCGAGGCGATGGTCAATGCCATACGGGAAGCCCAGTCGAATGTGGCCACCTCCAACGAAATTCAGGCTGCCGAGGTGGTTAAGCAGGCATGTGCCGCTGTTGGCTCGATGAAGGAAAAGGAATTCGACTTTCGCTTCAATCCTGACGTCTTCTCTCCGGGCATACGCCACGTTGATGGGGAAGAGGGCACCTCCGGGTCGGTGGCCAAGCAAAAGCTGCTCGTTCAGGATGCCGCCGAGTTCCTTGTGGTCAAACAGATACCGGCCTTTGTCAAGGAGCACTTGTCCCACTCCTCGCCCCCTATTGATGGCCAGAATCTGACAGAGTCTCTTCACAGTTACGGCATCAATGTTCGGTATCTGGGCAAGGTGATCAAAACGCTGGGCCAGATGCCTCGCATGGACTACCTGTACCGCATTGCCGTTATGGAGCTAATTGTGAGGGCAACCAAACACATTTACTACACCTACATGCAGAGCACCGACCCCATGCATCTGTCCGTCGCCATCAGTCACTTTCTGAATTGTTTGCTGACCAATGGCCCGATCAATCCTGTCGTCAGCAACGATGAGATGCACAAGAAGCGTGGTGGCAACGGTGGCAAGCACAACAAGCACAAGTCCTCCAAGGGCGGCAAGGGACAACAGCAGCCGGCGATCAACCAGAATGGTGGCAGCACAACATCCTCCTCCAGCTCCGCAAACGCCTACGACTGGACCCTGGTCACACCGCGTTCGCTGTGGCAGCAGATACGCAAGGAATCGAAGGCCTACTGGGACTGGGATCTCGACTGCGACTGCATGGAGAGTGCTATGAATAAGTTTGGCATCATGAGAATTTGCCTTCTGCGAGCCTTCTGTCTGAAGGTGGGAATTCAGGTGCTCCTGCGCGAGTACAACTTTGATTCCAAGCACAAGCCCACATTCGGCGACGATGACATCGTCAATGTGTTCCCGGTGGTGAAGCACATAAGCCCAAGGGCATCCGATGCCTACAATTTCTACACCACGGGCCAGGCCAAGATACAGCAGGGTCTGTTCAAGGAAGGCTACGAGCTGATCAGCGAAGCTCTTAATCTCCTCAACAATGTCTTTGGCGCTATGCACCAGGAGAACGGCTCATGTCTGAGGATGCTGGCCCGTCTCAGCTATCTGCTGGGCGATGCCCAAGATGCCTTGGCCATTCAGCAGCGTGCGGTTATCATGAGTGAGCGCGTAAATGGCATTGACAATCCATCGACCATTTTAGAATAC GCTCACCTATCGCTCTATTCGTTTGCCAACGGACATGTGGGTATGTCCCTGAAACTTTTGTACAGAGCCCGCTACCTGTTGGTGCTGACTTGCGGTGAAGATCATCCGGAGGTGGCTCTGATTGAT AGCAACATCAGTTTGATCCTGCATGCGCTGGGAGAGTATGAGCTGTCGCTTCGCTTCATCGAGCACGCCTTGAAATTGAATTTGAAATACTTTGGCAACAAGGCAATGCATGTGGCAGTCAGCTATCATTTGATGGCTCGCACACAGTCGTGCATGGGCGACTTCCGCTCAGCGTTGAACAATGAGAAGGAGACTTACTCCATTTACAAGTCACAG CTTGGTGAGAAGCATGAAAAGACACGGGACTCGGCCGAATGTCTACGCCTGTTGACCCAGCAAGCTGTGCTCCTGCAGCGCAAGATGAACGATATCTATTCCAATGGCAAGCTGACTAGCGACCTGCCGCCCATACACATTACTCCGCCCTCGATGGGCTCAGTGTTGGAGATGCTGAACACAATCAATGGCATACTGTTCGTGCAAATTAG CCAAAGGGACATTGTTAAGGTGCGCAGCGAGATTGAGAAGCATATGAAAGCCAATATCGACGTGAACGAGGCGATCAAATCCATGGTGGCTGCTGCCAATAACAATGGAGAATCTGAGGTTTTGGCCCCACAGGACAATAATAAGGAGCAGGCAGCGACCGACCAGAAGCTTACAAATGGCGATAAAGTGGCCGTATCAAGTTGA
- the LOC117188346 gene encoding protein clueless isoform X1, whose product MGLEMDSKNSNSAVTGDAASATTKTNKAKENSNLAGSKKNQSQNLVNGNGTAADGPATKKKGKKNRNKSPPVSTDEDALSNGHVEEKKPEGDGDADAEADANANVVAVKDEKAEGGDGAEVAELDTEDIDLDALHDAGIHVNISCPGSELLTVQLSSMELVQEIHQLLMDREESCHRTCFSLQLDNVTLDNFAELKTIEQLESGSTIKVVEEPYTMREARIHVRHVRDLLKNLDPADAYNGIECTSLTYLNTITQGDLLDKKKTRPDSVDCTPPDYVTPGVFEPPLLPLHPNFKNAKGPQALKVLTTSAWNPPPGPRKLHGDLMYLYVITMEEKRYHISACSRGFFINQSTDDTFNPKPDNPSYLSHSLIDLLSHISPSFRRAFQAIQKRRTLRHAFERVATPYQVYQWASPILEHTVDAIRAEDAFSSKLGLGGGLSFVSCSYEEHIPGQTRDWNEELQTTRELPRKTLPERLLRERAIFKVHGDFVTAATRGAMAVIDGNVLAINPGEDSKMQMFIWNNIFFSLGFDVRDHYKELGGDYAAYVAPRYDLHGVRVYNAVDVEGLYTLGTVVIDYRGYRVTAQSIIPGILEREQEQSVVYGSIDFGKTVLSHPKYLELLRQAGKHLKILPHSVYNERDEPVELCSSVECKGIIGNDGRHYILDLLRTFPPDVNFLKLQEVKLSTELVEMGYPIEHRHKLCCLRQELLEAFVEDRYVNFIRIAAVHLQQLNAKKPEETQSEEKKQLPAIEEADKENKENLNVNETPNDKENEKEKETPVETKNAEAMVNAIREAQSNVATSNEIQAAEVVKQACAAVGSMKEKEFDFRFNPDVFSPGIRHVDGEEGTSGSVAKQKLLVQDAAEFLVVKQIPAFVKEHLSHSSPPIDGQNLTESLHSYGINVRYLGKVIKTLGQMPRMDYLYRIAVMELIVRATKHIYYTYMQSTDPMHLSVAISHFLNCLLTNGPINPVVSNDEMHKKRGGNGGKHNKHKSSKGGKGQQQPAINQNGGSTTSSSSSANAYDWTLVTPRSLWQQIRKESKAYWDWDLDCDCMESAMNKFGIMRICLLRAFCLKVGIQVLLREYNFDSKHKPTFGDDDIVNVFPVVKHISPRASDAYNFYTTGQAKIQQGLFKEGYELISEALNLLNNVFGAMHQENGSCLRMLARLSYLLGDAQDALAIQQRAVIMSERVNGIDNPSTILEYAHLSLYSFANGHVGMSLKLLYRARYLLVLTCGEDHPEVALIDSNISLILHALGEYELSLRFIEHALKLNLKYFGNKAMHVAVSYHLMARTQSCMGDFRSALNNEKETYSIYKSQLGEKHEKTRDSAECLRLLTQQAVLLQRKMNDIYSNGKLTSDLPPIHITPPSMGSVLEMLNTINGILFVQISQRDIVKVRSEIEKHMKANIDVNEAIKSMVAAANNNGESEVLAPQDNNKEQAATDQKLTNGDKVAVSS is encoded by the exons ATGGGGCTTGAGATGGACAgcaaaaattcaaattcaGCGGTGACGGGAGATGCAGCGtctgcaacaacaaaaaccaacaagGCCAAGGAGAACAGCAATTTGGCCGGCAGTAAAAAGAATCAGAGCCAGAACTTggtcaatggcaatggcactGCTGCCGATGGCCCCGCAACGAAGAAGAAAG GCAAGAAGAACCGCAACAAAAGCCCACCCGTATCCACAGATGAAGACGCTCTGAGCAATGGACATGTCGAGGAGAAGAAACCCGAAGGAGATGGTGACGCCGATGCCGAAGCCGACGCCAATGCAAATGTGGTGGCAGTCAAGGACGAAAAGGCGGAGGGCGGCGATGGGGCTGAGGTTGCCGAGCTCGATACGGAGGACATTGACCTGGACGCCCTGCACGATGCGGGTATTCACGTGAACATCAGCTGTCCCGGTTCAGAGCTATTGACCGTGCAGCTGTCCAGCATGGAGTTGGTCCAGGAGATCCATCAACTGCTAATGGATCGCGAGGAGTCGTGCCACAGGACCTGTTTCTCCCTGCAGCTGGACAACGTGACGCTCGACAATTTCGCCGAGCTGAAAACGATCGAACAGCTAGAGTCAGGCTCCACCATCAAAGTGGTCGAAGAGCCGTACACCATGCGAGAGGCACGCATCCATGTGCGTCATGTGCGCGATCTGCTGAAGAATTTGGATCCCGCTGATGCATATAATGGCATTGAATGCACCTCGCTGACCTACTTGAATACGATCACGCAGGGCGATCTCTTGGACAAGAAGAAGACGCGCCCCGACTCTGTCGACTGCACACCGCCGGACTATGTGACCCCCGGAGTGTTTGAGCCGCCACTGCTGCCCCTTCATCCGAACTTCAAGAACGCAAAAGGGCCGCAGGCCCTGAAGGTGCTCACCACGTCCGCGTGGAATCCGCCGCCTGGTCCCCGCAAGTTGCACGGCGATCTCATGTATCTGTACGTCATCACCATGGAGGAGAAGCGCTATCACATCTCCGCCTGCTCCAGGGGCTTCTTCATAAATCAGTCCACGGACGACACCTTCAACCCAAAGCCAGACAATCCGAGCTATCTGAGTCACTCGCTCATCGATCTGCTATCCCACATATCGCCCTCGTTCCGACGTGCCTTCCAGGCCATCCAGAAGCGTCGCACACTGCGACATGCCTTCGAGAGGGTGGCCACACCCTACCAGGTGTACCAGTGGGCGTCCCCCATTCTGGAGCACACCGTAGACGCCATACGTGCTGAGGATGCCTTTAGCTCAAAGTTGGG TCTTGGCGGTGGTCTTTCGTTTGTTTCATGCAGTTACGAGGAGCACATACCCGGCCAGACACGTGACTGGAACGAGGAGTTGCAGACAACGCGTGAACTTCCTCGCAAGACACTGCCAGAGCGCTTGCTTCGCGAGCGCGCCATATTCAAAGTCCACGGGGACTTTGTCACTGCCGCAACCAGGGGAGCCATGGCCGTCATTGATGGCAATGTGCTGGCCATCAATCCCGGGGAGGACTCCAAGATGCAGATGTTCATTTGGAACAATATTTTCTTCTCTCTCGGCTTCGATGTGAGGGACCACTACAAGGAGTTGGGCGGTGACTACGCCGCCTATGTGGCACCGCGCTATGACCTCCATGGTGTGAGGGTATACAATGCTGTGGATGTGGAGGGACTGTACACCCTGGGCACGGTGGTGATTGACTATCGCGGCTACAGAGTGACTGCCCAGTCCATAATCCCGGGCATCCTAGAGCGCGAGCAAGAGCAGAGCGTTGTCTACGGATCTATAGACTTTGGCAAGACTGTTCTGAGCCATCCCAAGTATTTGGAGCTGCTGCGGCAGGCGGGCAAGCATCTGAAAATCCTGCCCCATTCCGTTTACAACGAGCGCGATGAGCCTGTCGAGCTCTGCTCTTCGGTGGAGTGCAAGGGCATCATTGGCAACGATGGCAGACACTATATTCTCGATCTGTTGCGCACTTTCCCGCCAGATGTCAACTTCTTGAAGCTGCAGGAAGTCAAGCTCAGCACGGAGCTTGTTGAAATGGGCTATCCCATCGAGCATCGCCATAAGTTGTGCTGCCTCAGGCAGGAGCTGCTGGAGGCCTTCGTTGAGGATCGGTACGTGAACTTCATTCGGATCGCTGCCGTGCATCTGCAGCAGCTCAATGCGAAGAAGCCCGAGGAAACACAGTCGGAGGAGAAGAAACAATTGCCTGCCATAGAAGAGGCCGATAAAGAGAACAAAGAGAATCTAAATGTAAATGAAACTCCCAATGACAAGGAGAACGAGAAAGAGAAGGAAACTCCTGTCGAAACAAAGAACGCCGAGGCGATGGTCAATGCCATACGGGAAGCCCAGTCGAATGTGGCCACCTCCAACGAAATTCAGGCTGCCGAGGTGGTTAAGCAGGCATGTGCCGCTGTTGGCTCGATGAAGGAAAAGGAATTCGACTTTCGCTTCAATCCTGACGTCTTCTCTCCGGGCATACGCCACGTTGATGGGGAAGAGGGCACCTCCGGGTCGGTGGCCAAGCAAAAGCTGCTCGTTCAGGATGCCGCCGAGTTCCTTGTGGTCAAACAGATACCGGCCTTTGTCAAGGAGCACTTGTCCCACTCCTCGCCCCCTATTGATGGCCAGAATCTGACAGAGTCTCTTCACAGTTACGGCATCAATGTTCGGTATCTGGGCAAGGTGATCAAAACGCTGGGCCAGATGCCTCGCATGGACTACCTGTACCGCATTGCCGTTATGGAGCTAATTGTGAGGGCAACCAAACACATTTACTACACCTACATGCAGAGCACCGACCCCATGCATCTGTCCGTCGCCATCAGTCACTTTCTGAATTGTTTGCTGACCAATGGCCCGATCAATCCTGTCGTCAGCAACGATGAGATGCACAAGAAGCGTGGTGGCAACGGTGGCAAGCACAACAAGCACAAGTCCTCCAAGGGCGGCAAGGGACAACAGCAGCCGGCGATCAACCAGAATGGTGGCAGCACAACATCCTCCTCCAGCTCCGCAAACGCCTACGACTGGACCCTGGTCACACCGCGTTCGCTGTGGCAGCAGATACGCAAGGAATCGAAGGCCTACTGGGACTGGGATCTCGACTGCGACTGCATGGAGAGTGCTATGAATAAGTTTGGCATCATGAGAATTTGCCTTCTGCGAGCCTTCTGTCTGAAGGTGGGAATTCAGGTGCTCCTGCGCGAGTACAACTTTGATTCCAAGCACAAGCCCACATTCGGCGACGATGACATCGTCAATGTGTTCCCGGTGGTGAAGCACATAAGCCCAAGGGCATCCGATGCCTACAATTTCTACACCACGGGCCAGGCCAAGATACAGCAGGGTCTGTTCAAGGAAGGCTACGAGCTGATCAGCGAAGCTCTTAATCTCCTCAACAATGTCTTTGGCGCTATGCACCAGGAGAACGGCTCATGTCTGAGGATGCTGGCCCGTCTCAGCTATCTGCTGGGCGATGCCCAAGATGCCTTGGCCATTCAGCAGCGTGCGGTTATCATGAGTGAGCGCGTAAATGGCATTGACAATCCATCGACCATTTTAGAATAC GCTCACCTATCGCTCTATTCGTTTGCCAACGGACATGTGGGTATGTCCCTGAAACTTTTGTACAGAGCCCGCTACCTGTTGGTGCTGACTTGCGGTGAAGATCATCCGGAGGTGGCTCTGATTGAT AGCAACATCAGTTTGATCCTGCATGCGCTGGGAGAGTATGAGCTGTCGCTTCGCTTCATCGAGCACGCCTTGAAATTGAATTTGAAATACTTTGGCAACAAGGCAATGCATGTGGCAGTCAGCTATCATTTGATGGCTCGCACACAGTCGTGCATGGGCGACTTCCGCTCAGCGTTGAACAATGAGAAGGAGACTTACTCCATTTACAAGTCACAG CTTGGTGAGAAGCATGAAAAGACACGGGACTCGGCCGAATGTCTACGCCTGTTGACCCAGCAAGCTGTGCTCCTGCAGCGCAAGATGAACGATATCTATTCCAATGGCAAGCTGACTAGCGACCTGCCGCCCATACACATTACTCCGCCCTCGATGGGCTCAGTGTTGGAGATGCTGAACACAATCAATGGCATACTGTTCGTGCAAATTAG CCAAAGGGACATTGTTAAGGTGCGCAGCGAGATTGAGAAGCATATGAAAGCCAATATCGACGTGAACGAGGCGATCAAATCCATGGTGGCTGCTGCCAATAACAATGGAGAATCTGAGGTTTTGGCCCCACAGGACAATAATAAGGAGCAGGCAGCGACCGACCAGAAGCTTACAAATGGCGATAAAGTGGCCGTATCAAGTTGA